The DNA window GCTCGGCCTGGCACGTGCCGCTGCGCTGGTTCGCGCTCTTCGCGGATGAGGAACGGGAGTACGCGAAGGCCGAGGGTGAGTCCGCGCCCGTACTGCGCTACCGGACGCCGATGGCCCAGGCGAGGCGGCGGGTGGCGCGGACGCTCAAGGCGCTGCGGGAGCACCTGGACGCGGAGGCCGGAGGGCCGCTCGTCGACGGCCTGGTCGACGTGGGGCGCTGGCTGGAGGAATTCCACCCGCGTTCACTGGTCGAGCTGGACTACGGCGGCTTGGTGTACGTACTTCCGGAGGAACATCTGGCCGAGGACCGCTCCGCCGCGGATGTGGCCGAGGGGATCGCGGCGTTGCGGGCGGGGGACGGCGCGGCGGCCGGGGAGGCGTACGGACGGCTCACGGAGCGGTGGCGGGTGGTGCGCGAGCGCCAGTTCGCGAACTGAGAGCATTCGGGCGGCTCCGGCGGCCGGGACGTAGGTCCTGATCCGGGCCTTTGCCTCAAGCGTGACGGACAGCACTAAGCGGGCTCTTGCGCCCATCGCCCATCCTCATGCCAAAATAGGACAAGGAGTCCGGTGAGGGCTCCTTCCGTCCAAGTAAGGGCGGATTAGCTCGGTATTGCGCGCTATGGGGGGTCTGGTGGCTCCTGATCGCTCTGTGACTGATCGTCACTGTGACGTGACTGTCCGCTATGGCATGGTCCATCGGCTTCGTCGCTGATGAACACCTGGGAGGGCAATTCCATCGGTTTGGCCGACGTGGCTGGACGGATGGTGTAGTTGTAGTGCCGAGGACAAGCCGTTCGTCCTATAACCGACTCGGCCCGCGTCCGCCATTTCGGGCAACGCGGGTCAAGGTGCAGAATTTAGAGGAAAGAACCGTGATGGTTCGGTTCTCCCGAGGAGGCCGCTCATGACCGCTCGCACCCCTGACGCCGAGCCGCTGCTGACCCCGGCTGAGGTTGCCACGATGTTCCGCGTGGACCCGAAGACGGTTACGCGCTGGGCCAAGGCAGGCAAGCTCACGTCCATCCGCACGCTTGGTGGACACCGGCGTTACCGCGAGGCTGAGGTCCGCGCACTGCTTGCGGGCATTCCGCAGCAGCGCAGCGAGGCCTGAACAACCGCATAACCCCGCTTTACCGGGCATTCCTCCGGGTCCCCCAACCCGGACGCCCACCTGAGCACCACACGACAGGCGTCTGCCCCAACAGGCGCCACATCCATGCAGAACGGGTGCGTCGTTGATCGCGCTGGACTCCGCCGGGTCCAGCGCGATCTTTTTATGCCCGCTTCCGGGTGCCCGCCGAGCGCTCCCGCCGCCCTGCTCACAGCCCCTCTGACCTGCGGGACGCCGGCTTTGCGGGGCCCCTCCGACCGCCTCGCGAGAGCCTCCCCGGAGGGGTGCAATTGCACATATTAAATTGGGCGGTTGTAGGGAGGGTGTAAGTCCTCCGGTTCCCAAAACTCGTTGGGTGACACCCGTCACACACCACAACTCTTGTGCATTCCAGGGCTGACGGCGATAGAGCCGGGGTGTCACACAGCCGGCGGGCTCTCGTCCTCACCGGCCTCCGGCTCCTCCCGGGGTTCCGGCTCGGGCTCCATGGCGAGCCGCAGGAGCCGATGGCAGATGGGACAGTGCCGCGTGAAGTGGCGGTAGCCCGTAGAGGCCGCCAGATGGGCACGCAGCAGTGCGCGCGTCTCGTGCCTGGCCGTTGATGGCGCCATGCGTCACCTCCCCGGTGCGGGCCCCCCGGTGCCCTGATGCCTGGGTACTGGTGGCGGAAGGCGCAGTCAAGACGCAAGAAGGCCCGGATCCAAACGGATCCGGGCCTTCTGCTACTTCGTATCGTGCGGTCCTGACGGGATTTGAACCCGCGGCCTCCACCTTGACAGGGTGGCGAGCACTCCAAACTGCTCCACAGGACCTTGCTTTGCCGCGCCGTACTGCGTTGCGCTGCGAAGACAGACTGTACAGCAGGTCAGGGGGTGCGGGCGAACTCACTCAAGGCGACGGAGGAGTTACGGCGCCGCGGCGTCGATCGCCGCCACGATCCGCTTGTCGGAGACCGGCCGGGACGTTCCCAGGGCGTGCGCGAAGTAGCTCACCCGCAGCTCCTCGATCATCCAGCGGATGTCCAGGACTTCCTGCGGTACGGGCCTGCCCTTCGGCAGCTGCTCCAGCAGCCAGGCGTACTCGTCCTGCATCTCGTGGACCTTCTGCATGCGCGTGGTGTCGCGCTGGACGGCCGTGGGCATCTGCTGGAGCCTGCGGTCGACCGCGACGAGATAGCGCATCAGATCGGGCAGCCGGCGCAGCCCCGTCTTCGTCACGAAGCCCGGCGGCACGAGGGCCGCGAGCTGGTCGCGTACGTCGGCGACGTTGTTGATCAGGGTCAGGCTGTTCGTGGCCTTCAGGCGGCGCTCGCACGCCTGCCAGGCGGCCAGGATCTGCTGGACCTGGTTCACCGTGCGTACGGTCGCGTCCACGAGGTCGGCGCGGACCTTGTCGTACAGCTTCCGGAACGATTCCTCGTCCCAGGCCGGCCCGCCGTGGTCCGCGATCAGCTTGTCGGCGGCAGCGGTCGCGCAGTCCTCGAAGAGGGCCTGGATCGAGCCGTGCGGATTGCGCGAAAGGGCGAGTTTCTGCTGATTGCTGAGCTTGTCCGAGGCGAACTTCGCCGGATTGACCGGGATGTTCAGCAGGATGAGCCGGCGCGTGCCCCGCCACATCGCCTGCTGCTGCTCCGCCTCCGTGTCGAAGAGCCGTACGGCGACGCTCTCGCCCTCGTCCACGAGCGCCGGATAGGCCCGTACGGGCTGTCCGGCCCTGCGCGTCTCGAAGACGCGGCTGAGCGTGCCCACGGTCCAGTCCGTGAGGCCCGTACGTTCGATCGACTCGCCCGACGGCCCCGCGGTCGCCGCGGCGGCCTTGGAGAGCGCCTGGCGGGCCTTGGGGCGCAGCTTCAGCCGCAGCGCCTCCAGGTCCTTGTCCTCGGCGAGGTTCCTGCGCCGCTCGTCGACGATCCGGAACGTGATCTTCAAGTGGTCCGGGACGCGCGAGAGGTCGAAGTCGTCCGCCTCGACCGGGACGCCGACCATCCGCTTCAGCTCGCGGGCGAGCGTGAGCGGCAGCGGCTCCTGCAACGGCACCGCGCGCTCCAGGAACTTGCGCGCGTAGTCCGGCGCCGGGACGTAGTGGCGGCGGACCGGCTTCGGCAGGGAGCGGATCAGCTCGGTGACCACGTCCGCGCGCAGGCCCGGGATCTGCCAGTCGAAGCCGTCGGACGTGACCTGGTTGAGCACCTGGAGCGGGATGTGGACGGTCACGCCGTCCGCGTCCGCGCCCGGCTCGAACTGGTACGTCACCCGGAACTTGAGCTTCCCCTGCCGCCAGGAGTCCGGGTAGTCGTCCTTCGTGACCTCCCCGGCCTTCTCGTTGATGAGCATCTCGCGCTCGAAGTCGAGAAGTTCGGGCTCCTCGCGCTTCTTGTGCTTCCACCACGAGTCGAAGTGCGCGCCCGAGACGACGTGTTCGGGGACGCGCTTGTCGTAGAAGTCGAAGAGTGTCTCGTCGTCCACGAGGATGTCGCGGCGGCGGGCGCGGTGCTCCAGCTCCTCGACCTCGGTGAGGAGCTTGCGGTTGTCCGCGTAGAACTTGTGGTGCGTACGCCAGTCACCCTCGACCAGAGCGTTGCGAATGAAAAGATCGCGGCTGGTCTCCGGGTCGATCCGG is part of the Streptomyces agglomeratus genome and encodes:
- the bldC gene encoding developmental transcriptional regulator BldC, which produces MTARTPDAEPLLTPAEVATMFRVDPKTVTRWAKAGKLTSIRTLGGHRRYREAEVRALLAGIPQQRSEA
- a CDS encoding DUF6274 family protein — its product is MAPSTARHETRALLRAHLAASTGYRHFTRHCPICHRLLRLAMEPEPEPREEPEAGEDESPPAV